CATCTTCATCTTTAAATGTGCTTTCCGCCGGAAACGTTAAATAAATCTGCCTCGAAGGAGAATTAGGCCTTTCAGCCGATGCAATACCTAGAATGTCAATGCTCTCCTGCCTGTACCTGGCAAACCTGTTAAATTCTTCCGCCGTCATGACTGCTGCTGCAGCAGCTGCCCTGAAATATATCACAAGATCAAACAAAGTATCACTGTGTTAATACTATAGACTTTTCAATTGAACAAGTTAATAATTACAACTACAGATGTAGTCTTTCTTACTACATacttaagaaaaaaaaggtgGAAACAAAGGTGGAAACTCACATGCAGATATATTCTTGTGAAGTTGTTGATAGTTAAAAACCATTAGACGACAATTTAGTCCAACATGTCAATCATCTAAGAGTTCTCAACAAATCAACTTCACACAAAATCCAACTCAAATTACAGTCTTTTCAATTGAACAAGTTAATAATTACAACTAAAGATGTAGTTTCTATTACTACACACTAAGAAAAatgtattgaattttttaacTTAATAGTTCTAGAAAAACCTTTGTGGATCATTCCTTCGCAGCATGGAAAAGTTAATGTATTTGTCCATTGGGGTTGGTGCAGCACCAGCAGACATGAGCTGAGAAGCAGCCATTAATCTTTGATGGTGTGCAGCCTTCAAACTCATAAGAGCCTCATGCTCTTCCATAGTTGGAGAATCAACAATGGCAGCGTTGTCCACAGCatcatgatgatgaacaaagttGCAGTTGGTTCCATTTTTGCAGAACCCTCTTGCAAAGTAAAGACATGGTTTGTACCCAATTCCCACTTCTTCATCAGGCACCCCAAAGAACGCGTCACTAGCAGAGTAACTCCTCCTATGGAAGAAGTGGCCATCACCATTGTTGTTGACAGCACCATGACCCAAATCAAGCCTAATTGGATCCACAGCATCCTCATTATCCTTATTATTATTCAGTGACTCGTTGAGAAAAGAAAGGTAATCACCCATTTCTTGCTCATCAACAAAAGAGTCACCAGCACCATCACTCCTCACACGAGGTGAAAGTGAAAGTTTAGATTTTGACACAGACCCACCATAGATACTGTCACGAGAGACTGAAAAACTTGAATTTGGGCTAATGGGGTTGTTTGGTAACCCAGGAAGTAGGTTGTTACCAGCACTGAAGCGTGAAAAGGggttgttgctgctgctgttgttgttgtttgggGTGGTAGCAGGAGAAGTAGTGGGGTGTCTTGGTGGTAAATGGTTGTTGAGAATGGTGTTAGAAGGTGAagaaggtgaagaagaagagagtccCAAGTGGGTTTTGATTCTGAGAACAAGGTTATGAAGGACATAGTCAGGGGTTGAAGCCAAGCGAACAAGGTCAGGTTCTTGAAGGTTGAAGAGAATGTGGCCAATGATCTTTGATGCATTCTCAGGGTCAAGCTTGTTGATTCTGGCCACCACAACATTCGTGGCTTCAAAACTACCCATAATCGTATAATCGAAGATTAAAAAAGATATCTTTTGGTTTTTGTTGTTGAAGAGAgactaaaaaagaaagaagagagacgGTAGAAGAAGCGGTGGTGAGTGGTGAGTGTGGGAGTGTGTTGATGTTGGTGAGCGAAGAACAAGAAACAAGTGTGTGTGTCGTTATGCGATGTTTTGTTGTTGCTGCCACTTGACACAGTACACAacacactttctctctctctccatctATGCAACTATGTCATTTCactgttctcttctctctcctatTTTAAGTGTTTTGAGTTCAGAATTGAGATCCAGCTTTGAAGTTAGAAGGATAAGCGTCAACACAACACACACCCCAATTCCCATAGATTCTTGATCCATGAGCCTATTTTTGGTGCCAGAGAGAGAACAACCAAAccaataaaaaaggaaaaatatatcATTCTTGCCATGGTAAGTGGTAACTAATTCTAATTTTGAGTTTTGCTAATACGGCTTTTctaaacatatattttaaaaatacgaatttaacttttaaaaatataataatagaaaatttttaatatttttaatgtatttaatgTATTGAtaatgaaaacataaaaaaaaattaatttttgtaatcatttttataaaatattttatatgcttaacttatttaatatttattaattattataaaaattaattaatatcaaataaaataaatttaatttttttgtctctttttattattcctcCTCTCTTTTTGTTTGTGCAATTCACCTTCTtgtccttttttattattattttttttcatttctccttcttcttccatGATACTCTCATTAATTCATTATGTAAAGTAaacttatttcttttttacttgtttgatttttcacttttttccccttttctccTTCacattttcttctatttctatgACCTTTCGTAACCAATTTATGGTTTTCCAAATTTGAttagatttcattcttcttttctaAGGTATACAAGATTTTCATTTCTCTATTTAACAAGGTAATTTAACATCATTTTGATTCTAGTGCTGGATTACtaggtttttttttattctcgGATTTGGAAATGCAAAAAATTGAACATATTATAATTTTCTTGaaatttgttaaatttgatCATAAATGTCGTTCTTGTTCGAAGTTTGATTATAATTGTGAGTATAAAGTGTGATTTAAATTCAATGGTTTGATTTTAGgtcattatttttcaattgaGAATTTTTCGTttgaacttaaaaattttaattgaaaataattttttcccGAGAATTATTTATGTGatcaagaacatttttttttgttctagtCACTTTATTAATGCTAAAAAGCATATTATCATAATTAGAACCAACTTGAATAGGTCcacaagtaatttttttaaatttttaatttataaaaaattatagcattaatatttaatataatttttaaaattaaattataattttttaaaaaaatattttagtgtttataaaaaagttaaaaaataacttttNactatttttaaaattaaaaaacaaaatacaaaataaatgttGTAATAAGGTTGCTTATATATAGATGTCCATTTTTaaggaaaaatgaatttaataacATTGAAAACATAATAttctatacatatataaataggaACTTAACTCTCAGtgaataacacaaaaaaataaaaaataattctctctttttttacgtTACAACTTTACTAAATACTTCGCTCTCTCcctctttatatatatgtatactacaacatataatattaataaatatatgaatcACTTCTATTATAGTATTATAGTGAGATAATAATATTGgtgaatattaatattaaaatcttCTATTTacacttatttattttatatttatattctcttccttatttatttattttataataataacttatttataaactacttttaatataagtatttattgtttagacttttttttaaaaaaacttaattaaattatttacccAAACTGGACTTGATcaatgaattaaattttaacttatgctcatctaattttaaaaataattcgaATTCAAATATGATATATGATAaataaaggtttaattattctcttggtctttatagttttactaatttataattaaatctctatatttttttcttttcaattaggttcttacactacttttaattttataattaggacatttttatgtcaaaaatattaaaattaacgaaatattcttagaaaaaaatatgtGGTCAAAGATCTAATTAGGTTCTTAATTGTGAATATCTTTAATTTGCAAAGAAATATTTAgttaactctaatattttttacactaaGAAAGACTTacttacaaaattaaaatcagtatagagatccaattgaaaagaaaaaaatttataaaaatttaattataaatttaataaaattataggaccatcacaataattaaattataaataaaaatattttgctaATACATACGTGacgtaaaattatattttaaaagtatcgcaaataaaaatattttacaagaaTGATTTCTCGGAACGGTCATCGAACTCGACAGTTTTAAGATTGGGCCATCCTCACGGCTCAAAGACGGATCAATATCTTCCAATATCTTGACCCAACATTCGAATTCGAATACCTCCCTTATCTTAACCAGATAAGACAAGATGAGATAACTACCACTAGCTATATAAAGGGGAGCCAGAGGCCCCCATTAGGTACATTACTCATTCCACACACCTTATACCTCTCATATCCATtatgacttaggcatcggagtgtctttgcatgTACCACCCCCCGCCGCTGCAAGAAGACAATCCGACAACCGCCTCGACTCACAAGTCTCTGATCCACCTCACAACCTGTACCAGAGACTTCTAGTACATTGGTGCCGTCTGTGGGGACTGCAAAGTCATAGCGACATGACGGAGAACCTCGAGGAGTAACCCTTAAACTCACTCACTTGATTTCTTGCTTGTACTTGAGAGGAAAAAGGAACAATGTTTTTCAACTTGCAATCACCTTCTTAGTGATAACACTCTTTATATACCTTTGCCCTACTCCAATGGCG
The genomic region above belongs to Arachis duranensis cultivar V14167 chromosome 3, aradu.V14167.gnm2.J7QH, whole genome shotgun sequence and contains:
- the LOC107477278 gene encoding zinc finger CCCH domain-containing protein 46, with protein sequence MGSFEATNVVVARINKLDPENASKIIGHILFNLQEPDLVRLASTPDYVLHNLVLRIKTHLGLSSSSPSSPSNTILNNHLPPRHPTTSPATTPNNNNSSSNNPFSRFSAGNNLLPGLPNNPISPNSSFSVSRDSIYGGSVSKSKLSLSPRVRSDGAGDSFVDEQEMGDYLSFLNESLNNNKDNEDAVDPIRLDLGHGAVNNNGDGHFFHRRSYSASDAFFGVPDEEVGIGYKPCLYFARGFCKNGTNCNFVHHHDAVDNAAIVDSPTMEEHEALMSLKAAHHQRLMAASQLMSAGAAPTPMDKYINFSMLRRNDPQRAAAAAAVMTAEEFNRFARYRQESIDILGIASAERPNSPSRQIYLTFPAESTFKDEDVSEYFSKFGPVHDVRIPYQQKRMFGFVTFVYSETVRLILSKGNPHFICDSRVLVKPYKEKGKIVEKRQHQPPHIERVELSPCLSPSELEFKAPHDFRLGARMLYNPQEILLRRKLEEQVDFQQAIELQERRLMNLHLPDFKNNHLCHHQRSLSFGATLPSSQLQGHISSPRLYSDSIREDMTGFTGSLVSTAMASAAAVAPQQQEVDLARIHDNCSRNGKDGSQDEIIDVQNSIEHALPDSLFTSPTKATRDDPADFSSLAEVNESAVFSTCSSSQIKLEPKSALSDMASH